The window CTCCCGCGCCCGCCCCAACGGATACTCCGCCGGTAACGGAAAGCGCTGGAGCTTTGTAGCATTGAATTGATAGAATCTCTCCCACTCTTGACTCTTAAAACCCTCATTAATACCCTGACTCCCTTTATTGTGACTCACTTGCTTGAGCCAAAAACAGGAAGTCGAGCTGTTAAGCACCCCAAGCAACCGTAGGAAATCTTCCTCGGTTGCACCATCCGGCAACTTGATTACGGGTGCCGTCTGCTTGAAAACCTTCCCACCCCGATCCAAGACGAAATGGTTATGCGTCGCCACCTCGGCATAGGAAATTGACAGCGGCTCCCGAAGGCGATGTAGTGCAACCTGATGCCATTCCCACCACTTTCTACCTTCAACCCGGTACGACGTCTTTGCAAAAGTTCGCCGAGCCCACAGGGTCGTTTTCGCCAGCCATAGGCGCCGATACAAACTTGGGAAGTCCTCGATATTTAGAAGACCATCGAGATCATAGGGGAAATATGAATGATCACTGCTACCAATTATGTAATCTCGGACCACCTCACCAACAACAACCTGACGATGCACCTCTGGCTCGATGCCAAACCGGCACATCACAGAAGCAGCTGCCAGCATTGCCGAATCCGCATTTGTCTGCCCAGTGTAACCAATATGCGAGACATGCTCATCGAGAGTTATCAATATTTGATTCAAGGCCGCAAATGTTTGCGTTGCATCCCCTCCAGCTAGGCTCCAGGGGAACTTGCCAAGTTCGTCACGAGGCAAATTGGCAACAGTTACCCAACTCGACGTCGACCCCTCGCGGTCAATCTGCTCTACGATTGCCTGCCAGACGAGCCCGTCAGCCGGGTTCTCTGGGGCAGACGGCTCCCCCCGCACCCCGAGGACAGCGCGGACGACCGGGAGGCGGCGTCGGGCGTTGGTGCGGCCGATCAGGATGACGGTCGGCGTGCCGTGGCCGGGGATGTAGGCACCAGAGGTGTCGATGACCTCGCTCAGCTCGACCTCGTGGGCGAAGTAGTCCTCGATCAGCTTCTTGCCGAATTCGCGCTTCATGAAGGCATTGCCGGTGATCTGGCCGACGAAGCCGGCGCCCTCGCCGTACTCGTCGGATTTTTTCGCCAGGTCGAAGAAGCGCTTCGCGAAGGGCACCGTCAGCGCGTACTGCCGGTGGCAGACGCTCGGGTAGATGCTGCGGTAGAGCTTGTTGCGGGCCGGGTCGGCGACGGTGATGTAGGGCGGGTTGCCGACGACCACCGTGTACTGGCCGACCTCCAGATACTCGGCGAGCAGTTCGTCGTCTTCGCTCTCGTAGGCGAAGACCTGCTCCCCCTCAAGAGCTGCCAGCAGGTCACCTTGTGCGCGGGAGGCGCGGCCCCACTCCAGCAGGGAGTCGCCGGTGGCGACGCGGACCGGGAAGGCGGGGCAGCGTTCGAGCTTGTGCCACTTGCCGAGCTTGATCGCGGCGACCAGCAGCCGGAAGCGGGCGATGGCGACCGCGAAGGCGTTGATGTCGACGCCGGTGACCTGGCCGAGCGCCCGGTCGACGATGGCCCGGATGTCGGTGGTCGGCTCCCGCTTGCGCCACTCGCGCACCAGCCGGTCGAACGCGCCGAGCAGGAAGTGGCCGGAGCCGCACGTCGGGTCGATCACCTTCATCTCGGGCAGGCCGAACTCGCTCAGCGCCGGCTCGAACGTCCGGTCCAGGATGAACTTCTCGACGAACACCGGGGTCTGCAACAGCGCGTACGTCTTCTTCGCGTGCGTCGACAGCTCCTGGTAGAGGTCACCGAGGAAGCGGGTGTCCAGGGTCGCGCTGCGCAGCGACACCCGGCCCTCCCCCGTACGGAAGAAGTTGCTCAGCCCCTCCGCGGCCGCGCCGGAGATGTCGAACCGCCACACCGGGTTGTGCTTGTCGAAGATCTGCGCCGTCGGGCGCAGCCTGCCCAGGTAGCGGAACGCTTCCCGCAGCCAGTGCCGGTCGTTGTGCAACGAATGCTCGGCCTCGATCAGGTACGCCTGCCGCCGCTGCATGCCCGTCTCGGCCGGGGCCGCCGGGTCGTCACCGCCGATCCACAGCCCGTCGATCAGCTCGTTGTCCTCGCAGAAGCGGACGAAGACACAACCCAGCACCCAGGCCACCGCCGCCTGGTCGAGCACGTCCTCCAGCCACACCTCGAACGCGCCGGCCAGCCGCTCGGCCTTCTTCGCCTTCTCGTACTCCTGCAGCAGCTCGGCCCGCAACGACAGCGACTCCGGCTCCGCGAGCCGCTTACGCAGGTCGTCGACCAGGTGTTTCACCTGCGCCTGCATCGCCTGCTGGAGTCGCCGCCGCGCGTCTTCGTCGAGTTCATCGAGCACGGCTGCGATCCTACGGGCAGGAGGTGATCACAAATGTTCGTGCGTCGCGCCTACCTGCCGACCCGGCCGCTGACCCCGGCCGATCAGGCTCGATGGCCGTACACCATCCCTGCTGTGGCCAGGCTGGCTGATCAGGGCGTCGATTTCCCCACGCCGGTGACTCTGCTCGCCGGTGACAACGGCACCGGCAAATCCACCCTGGTCGAGGCAATCGCGGTCGCCGCCGGGTTTAACCCTGAGGGCGGCGGCACATCCTTCCGGTTCACCACCCGCGCCACCGAATCCCCGCTCGGCGAGCACCTGGTGCTGCAACGTGCCCCCGGCCGCAAGCCCCGCACCGGGTTCTTTCTGCGCGCCGAGTCGTACTACAACGTTGCCACCGAGATCGAGCGCCTCGACGCCGACCCCGACTCCCCACCTCTGCTCGGTGCCTACGGCGGAGTCTCCCCACATGAGCGCTCGCACGGGGAGTCGTTTCTCGACCTGGTCAATCATCGCTTCGGCCCGCAAGGGCTCTACCTGCTTGACGAACCGGAGGCAGCGCTGTCCGTACACGGCTGCCTGGCCCTGCTGCTGCGCATCGCCGACCTGGTCGACCAGGGTAGTCAGTTCATCATCGCCACCCACTCGCCGATCCTGCTGTCCAGCCCTGGCGCGACGATCCTGCAAATCGACGCCGCCGGCACCATCGCCCCGGTTGACTACGACCAGGCCGAACCGGTCGCCCTCACCCGAGCGTTCCTGGCCGACCCGGGCCGGTTCCTGCACCACCTGCTCGCCGATCGTTGACCAAGCGCAGCAGATGCCGGTAGGAGCCGGGCTCAGCGCCCAGCGCCCGCAGCACTGTGCCAACGTGCGCATAGACGGCGCTCTCAGCCGGATGGCCGTCGAGGTCACCTCGGTCGAGCATTCGCCCGGCGATGTACAGCTGGCTGAGCATACCGTCACGGCTGTCCAGCTCAGCGAAATACCGGGCGCGCACCAGCCGCGCGACAGGTGGTGCGGCCAGGCTGTGCAGGTACAGGCTGGCCGCGTCGAACCCGGCCGGAGCCAACCCCCAGCCTTCCCAGTCCAGCACCCAGCAGCCCGGACTGGTCAGCTGCGCCCAGTGCAGGTCCGCGTGCGCGGGCACCCACTGATGTACATCGACCGGCAAGGCCTCATCCCAGATTTGGATCCGGGACGCGAGCCGCTCATTATCCACCGCGACCCGATCCGTCTCGACCTCAGTCAGGAAGGAGAGGGTGCCGCCAAGTCGCATCCACCACATCTCGCTCAGCGCCGGCACCGCAGTCAGCGCCGCAGTCCGGCTGCACGTCGGCTCGTCGACGTGACTCATCAGGTCGGCGCGGAACCGTAGATCGCTCTCCGCGTGCTCCCAACTGCGCCACACCCGGGGCAGCCGCAGCCCGCCCAACTGCTGCGAGGCGGTGGCGTTGCCGTCCCAGAACACCCCGACTTCTCCGTTGACAGGTTCCCCGACCAGCCGCAGCCACCCGTCGTGGCCGTCGTCGTCCACCCGTGCACCGGTCGATCGGTTACGCCATCCGTACCGGAACTCACCCACCAGCTCAACCCGCAGGGCGGCAGCGGCCCGACGCAGCGTCGACGCCAGCCGCCGCCGGTGGTCCTCAGCGTCGTCCTCTGGCCAATGGTCCTCATTCGGTAGCCACCGTGTGTGCTTCACACTGTCAGCATCACCCAGCCACCTCGGTCACCGCGAGCCCACCACGGATGTCCGGAGAGTCAGTGACCTGCCGGGAACGCGGCCGCCTGGAAGGGTTAGGTCCGACCGGTCAGCGGTAGTACGGCCAGCACCGCTTCGCCGGCGCACAGGGGTTGCACGACGGACTACACGAGGGTGAACAGGTCGGCTGGCACCGCGCTGGCGCGCACTGCGGCCCGCACGGCTTCGGCCGCTTCCCGAAGGCCGACCTCAGCTCGGCCCGCACCTGCGCCGTACCCTGGCCGGTCAGGATCGAGGCGAGATTCGCCTCACGGACGTTGCCGACTGGCAGCCAGCGCGAGAACACGCACGGCCAGACCGCACCGTCGGCGCCGACCGCCAACACACCCGACGCACAGTTGCCGCACAACTGCTCTACACCCAAGGCGTCGCCGCCTACCCCACGGCCCACCTGCCGGAGCCGGTCCACACCCACCTCTGTCGCACCCAGACCACGCAACTCGGCAACCGCAGCCTCCACGCGCTGGCCACCGCCCAGGTCGACCACACCTACCCGCAGTGGAATCGACCGGCGCACCGCCTCACCGATGTTGGCCCGAGTACGAGCGTGCGAGCCGGCCCGACCGGTGACCGCAGCGTGCTGCCCGGCCTGATCGGAGTAGTACGAGCAGGCCAACCGCACCCCCTGCTGGGCGAACAGCTCCCACATGGCCGGCGTGACATACACGAGGTTGGAGAACACCTCCACCTCCAAGCCGGCGGCCAGGGCATGCCTGAGTAGATCTGGAAGATCTGGATGCAGAGTCGGTTCCCCACCGATGAACTGCACCATCTCGACGCCCAGCTCCACCGCCTGGTCGATCACCCGCCGCCAGTCCACTGCAGTCATTGAACCGTGCCCGCCGGACGGACCGCTGGCGGCGTAACAATGCCGGCACTCCAACTGGCACCTACCGGTGATCTCCAGCCACACGAACGACAGATCCACCATCCCAGGCCCGCCCCTCTCGAAGGAACGTCAACCCGGAGTATCGCAACAACCACCCAAGATGTTCATCAATTTCCACCGAGAGATGCCCCAGTCGAAAATTCGGCTGCGGGGTCACTCGTCGTGCTCGGTGTCGTTGTCGGCCACGCCGGTCATGTCCGGCCCGAGCGTCACGCCCAGCCCTTTCGCGAACGCCCGCAGCCGCTCCTGCAACACCTCGGCCCGCAGCGCCAGGAACCCCTCGTGGTCGCCGGCCAGCAGCTTGAGAAAGGCCCGCTCGTTGATGCAGTGGCTGGCCAGCAGCCTCGTCACGTGCTCCCGGCTGATGGTGCGCTCCAACTGGCCTTCCCGCAGCTCCTTGAACACCCCCAGCGGGTTGTCCCCCGGGCTGGTCGGCAGGATGATCCGGTTGGCCGCCGTCGAATGGCCGGGCACGATCGCCCGGTACGCCTGCGGCACCCCGCCGGCCAGCCGCTTCACCACGTCGAACTCCTGCCCGAGCGCGTCCCGGCGGACCGGGAACTCGTGCGCCTCCCACGCCACGTACGCCAGAGTCCGGGCGCTGTTCAGGTTGAACGGCTCCGGCATCGGCTGCACCGCGCCGACGTCCAGCTTCAGGGTCGGGGTCGCGCCGGAGGCGAACGCCTTCATCTCCGCCAAGCCCTCACGGATCCGGGTCGAGTTGGCACCCGCGAACGACCCCGCCCACGACGTCACCCAGAACCACTTCTCCAGCTCCAACCGCTGGTTACCGGTCGGCTCCGGCCGCTGGTGGAAGAAATAGGTCAACAACACCAACTGATGCGAGTACGGCAACAGCGCCGCCAACGGCAACCCTGCCGCCCGCAGCAGCTCCACCGCCTTGTGCACTGCGGCATCGGTGGCCGGCACCGCATCAACCAGCCGGTTCTGGACCCGGTCGGCAAGCTTCTCCCACCGTGGGCTCATCACATCCGGCTCGTCGGCGATCGCCAGCACAGACCGGAACAACGCCATCCGGGGCAGCTCCCCGAACCCGGTCGCCGCCACCGACTCCGAGATCGCCTTGAGTCGCTCGCTGAGCGGCCGTTGGTACTCCCGGTGGGTCAGCGCGGAAACGACCTGGTCCGCCTCCATCCGCACACCGCGCCGGTTCAGCCGAGTATAGACCTCGACCGCCTCCCGCAGGTGCGCGCCGCGCAACCTGACCAGCGGGATCCGGAAGCTGCGGATCCGCTGCGCCACCCGCTCCGCCTCGTCGACCAGCCGGTCCAGCCGCTCGCCAGGGCCGACCGTGAGCTCCAGATGCCGGGCGAACCGGAGGAAGTCCGCCGTAGAGTTCACCGACCGCATCGGCAGAAAATGCACCGGTACGCGAGCCGGCGGCGAGCCCTGCGCCCGGTGGTGCCGATAGCGCTCGGTGTCGGACTTCGGCTCCAGGTCCCGGTAGATCC is drawn from Micromonospora sp. Llam0 and contains these coding sequences:
- the pglX gene encoding BREX-2 system adenine-specific DNA-methyltransferase PglX; its protein translation is MLDELDEDARRRLQQAMQAQVKHLVDDLRKRLAEPESLSLRAELLQEYEKAKKAERLAGAFEVWLEDVLDQAAVAWVLGCVFVRFCEDNELIDGLWIGGDDPAAPAETGMQRRQAYLIEAEHSLHNDRHWLREAFRYLGRLRPTAQIFDKHNPVWRFDISGAAAEGLSNFFRTGEGRVSLRSATLDTRFLGDLYQELSTHAKKTYALLQTPVFVEKFILDRTFEPALSEFGLPEMKVIDPTCGSGHFLLGAFDRLVREWRKREPTTDIRAIVDRALGQVTGVDINAFAVAIARFRLLVAAIKLGKWHKLERCPAFPVRVATGDSLLEWGRASRAQGDLLAALEGEQVFAYESEDDELLAEYLEVGQYTVVVGNPPYITVADPARNKLYRSIYPSVCHRQYALTVPFAKRFFDLAKKSDEYGEGAGFVGQITGNAFMKREFGKKLIEDYFAHEVELSEVIDTSGAYIPGHGTPTVILIGRTNARRRLPVVRAVLGVRGEPSAPENPADGLVWQAIVEQIDREGSTSSWVTVANLPRDELGKFPWSLAGGDATQTFAALNQILITLDEHVSHIGYTGQTNADSAMLAAASVMCRFGIEPEVHRQVVVGEVVRDYIIGSSDHSYFPYDLDGLLNIEDFPSLYRRLWLAKTTLWARRTFAKTSYRVEGRKWWEWHQVALHRLREPLSISYAEVATHNHFVLDRGGKVFKQTAPVIKLPDGATEEDFLRLLGVLNSSTSCFWLKQVSHNKGSQGINEGFKSQEWERFYQFNATKLQRFPLPAEYPLGRARELDALAQRLGELTPAAVAGSGVPTVERLALARAEYDLVRARMIALQEELDWEVYRLYGLMDEDLTHPDPPGLSLGERAFEITMVRQGVETAWFVRHDSVPVDKPSPDWPADYRDLVERRIAATAGNRHLQLIERPECKRRWSTDGWDKMQAAALRDWLLERLEAPELWGGTPEPLSVAQLADRVAGDADFQQVLALLPEYEGVSLVVALDKLLTTEHVPFLPKQRYKPSGLRKRVLWEQTWERQRREDAGETVEIDVPPKYTSADFVRPSYWRARGKLDVPKERFISYPEMGRDTDSSLLLGWAGWDHLAQAQALATVYVNRRSQEAWEAHRLLPLLAGLLELEPWLHQWYAAERPGYPGSPAQFYTDFIDTELSTLSSDRTALSLLRGLPE
- a CDS encoding AAA family ATPase — translated: MFVRRAYLPTRPLTPADQARWPYTIPAVARLADQGVDFPTPVTLLAGDNGTGKSTLVEAIAVAAGFNPEGGGTSFRFTTRATESPLGEHLVLQRAPGRKPRTGFFLRAESYYNVATEIERLDADPDSPPLLGAYGGVSPHERSHGESFLDLVNHRFGPQGLYLLDEPEAALSVHGCLALLLRIADLVDQGSQFIIATHSPILLSSPGATILQIDAAGTIAPVDYDQAEPVALTRAFLADPGRFLHHLLADR
- a CDS encoding radical SAM/SPASM domain-containing protein, which gives rise to MVDLSFVWLEITGRCQLECRHCYAASGPSGGHGSMTAVDWRRVIDQAVELGVEMVQFIGGEPTLHPDLPDLLRHALAAGLEVEVFSNLVYVTPAMWELFAQQGVRLACSYYSDQAGQHAAVTGRAGSHARTRANIGEAVRRSIPLRVGVVDLGGGQRVEAAVAELRGLGATEVGVDRLRQVGRGVGGDALGVEQLCGNCASGVLAVGADGAVWPCVFSRWLPVGNVREANLASILTGQGTAQVRAELRSAFGKRPKPCGPQCAPARCQPTCSPSCSPSCNPCAPAKRCWPYYR
- a CDS encoding DUF262 domain-containing protein — its product is MSMLSDRGDGELEPVVTMLSDVLHGIATGRIRVPAFQRPFVWRPEQMLDLFDSIERGYPIGYLLLWETTDDVASLDHVGEVPVKPAPSGLPVAYVLDGHQRLSTLFGVLRRQGRPPSPNDQTEWKWRIYRDLEPKSDTERYRHHRAQGSPPARVPVHFLPMRSVNSTADFLRFARHLELTVGPGERLDRLVDEAERVAQRIRSFRIPLVRLRGAHLREAVEVYTRLNRRGVRMEADQVVSALTHREYQRPLSERLKAISESVAATGFGELPRMALFRSVLAIADEPDVMSPRWEKLADRVQNRLVDAVPATDAAVHKAVELLRAAGLPLAALLPYSHQLVLLTYFFHQRPEPTGNQRLELEKWFWVTSWAGSFAGANSTRIREGLAEMKAFASGATPTLKLDVGAVQPMPEPFNLNSARTLAYVAWEAHEFPVRRDALGQEFDVVKRLAGGVPQAYRAIVPGHSTAANRIILPTSPGDNPLGVFKELREGQLERTISREHVTRLLASHCINERAFLKLLAGDHEGFLALRAEVLQERLRAFAKGLGVTLGPDMTGVADNDTEHDE